The window TTAGGCTCTGATACTCGTCCATGAACGGTCTCCTTTCCCTTGAACTTTGAGCGGTTCACGGATCGGAGACTGTTCTCGACTCCCGTCACTGTCAAACTTTGCGAGTCCCCCGGCAAAGCCGGGGGATTACCCTTTCATTCACACCTGCGTCGTTCGCTCAGGAGGACATATCTGAGCGGGCATGGCGGCGCAAGTAAGGGAACCTGTATGACAAAGAAGCTGACGAAGGGCGATATCGACCGAGCGACGTATCATGGGGGTGAAAAGGGCAACGAATGGGACGTGCGCTGGGATAGCCTCATTCCCGGGTTTGGCGTGCGGATTTACCCTTCAGGGCGGAAGGCGTTCATTCTTCGCTACCGGGCGAGCGGCAGTAAACGACTGTTGACCTTGGGCATGTATGGGGTGCTGACCCTGGATCAAGCCCGCCATCTGGCCCGGCAACGTCTCGGGGAAGTGAGCGGCGGAGAAGATCCGCTAGAGAAAAAGCGGAAGGCGGCGCAAGGCGAGACGATGAAGGCGCTGTGTGAGGCGTATCTCGAACGGCATGCCTCGCGCAAACGTTCCACCCGTGACGATCAACGTCGCATCACACAACATCTCGTGCCCGCGTGGGGGCAACGCAAGGTGGACAGCATCGCCCGGGCGGATGTGGCGGCGCTGCATAGCCGGATCGGAGAGCGACACCCTTATGAAGCGAATCGCACCGTGGCGCTTCTAGGCAAAATGTTCGAGCTGGCGCGACGGTGGGGATTTCTTCCAGAGACTGCGGCGAATCCGGCACGCGGCATCGATAAGTTCCAAGAAAAGAAACGGGATCGCTGGGTAACGCCAGAAGAGCTGCCGCGTCTGGCGGCCGCGATTGCGCAGACCCCGAACCTCTACATCCGAGCAGCAATCTGGCTCTACCTCCTCACCGGGGTCCGTCGCGAGGAACTGTTACGGGCGCAATGGGCAGACGTGGACGTTGTACGTTGTGAGTTACATTTGAGCGAAACGAAGGCTGGACGGACGCATTACGTGCCCCTGTCTGCTCCAGCCCTTGCGCTACTGCATCATCTGCCACGACAGGAGGGCAACCCGTACCTACTCCCTGGGCAGAAACCTGGACAGCATCTCGTCAATATCTCAAAGGCATGGAAGACGATGCGCACGGCTGCCAGTGTCGATGACGTGCGGATTCATGACCTGCGACGCACGGTCGGGAGCTGGCTCGCTCAGACAGGGAGTAGCCTCCCTTTGATCGGTCGGGTGCTGAACCACACCGATCCGAAAACGACCGCGATTTATGCACGGCTGGGAGACGATCCAGCCCGACAGGCGCTGGCGGAACATGGGGAACGACTTACGTCCATCGCCGGGCAATGGTCCCCTACCCTCGCGCTTCCTGCCTCCGGGGAGACGAAGGTTGCCCTGGAACCGCAATCACATGGCGATGCGTGAGGTAGAGGCAGTATGGAGTGCCGGAGACAGACAACAGCAACTACGACGAGAACACTGAAGAAAAGGAGCTGAGATGGAAACCGTGACCGTATCGTCGAAATTTCATGTGGTCATTCCCAAAGAGATGCGTGAG of the Deltaproteobacteria bacterium genome contains:
- a CDS encoding site-specific integrase, producing the protein MTKKLTKGDIDRATYHGGEKGNEWDVRWDSLIPGFGVRIYPSGRKAFILRYRASGSKRLLTLGMYGVLTLDQARHLARQRLGEVSGGEDPLEKKRKAAQGETMKALCEAYLERHASRKRSTRDDQRRITQHLVPAWGQRKVDSIARADVAALHSRIGERHPYEANRTVALLGKMFELARRWGFLPETAANPARGIDKFQEKKRDRWVTPEELPRLAAAIAQTPNLYIRAAIWLYLLTGVRREELLRAQWADVDVVRCELHLSETKAGRTHYVPLSAPALALLHHLPRQEGNPYLLPGQKPGQHLVNISKAWKTMRTAASVDDVRIHDLRRTVGSWLAQTGSSLPLIGRVLNHTDPKTTAIYARLGDDPARQALAEHGERLTSIAGQWSPTLALPASGETKVALEPQSHGDA